The Rubripirellula reticaptiva DNA window TTGTGTGACTTCGTTGCTACCTGGGAAATCAGTGGAGCCGGTGTCGTTCTGACTTTTCGCGGCTTTGCGGGAAACCGTTCAACTCGATGAAAATGAGTCAATGAGCAAAACAGGTTTGGCGACTTTCCAAACTTTTCTTCGACCACCCTAAGAAGCGGTTAGGGATCCTCGGAGGATTCGTTGATGCTGAGCGTTTTCACGTGGGGCAAGTCTCTTTTTTCACGACAGTGTTGATATGTGAGTCAGGAATCGTGTCGTGTTGGTCACTGTCGACAACGGAACGGTCCTGATCGGCTTCATCTGAGTTCGCTGCTTCCTTTACCGGTACCTCTGCACCGAGGACGTAGGCCAGCGGCCGTAGTCCGTCATAGCCTTCGCAGGCCATTCTTCCAGCGATCAATATCGGGACGGAAAGGAACACGCCCATGATTCCCCACATCCAACCCCAAAGCACAATAGACAGGAAAACCAGAATCGGACTTATGCTCATCGAGCGGCCCAAGATCGCAGGCGTGATAAATTGACCTTCCAAAGACGTCAGCGTGAGAAATAAGGCCGTGACGACGAACGCGTAATAGGTAGGATCAAAATTCACCAACGCCACGACAAAAATGATAGCTCCGCCCGTGATCGCACCCACGATCGGGATGAAGTTGAACAGAAACGCCATCGCTCCCCAAAGTACGGGCGACGGCATTCCGAGCAACCACATCGCCAATGCGACCGATACACCTAAGCCAGCATTGATGGCTGATATTTTCGCAAGATAGTTTCCGAGCCCTTCTTGAACGTTAGCAATCACTTCAACCAAGCGACGTCGGGCCGTGAAGTCCGGCAAAGCATGCATTATACTACGCAACAAGCTGTCACCAGTCGCCAATAAGAAGTAGAGCAATGCGACGCAAATTGTAATGAATGAGACGACGTTTCCTGTGCCACTAAGGTAAGTGACATTACTCGTCCATTCCGGCTGTTTTATTTCGACCGGCACGGGCTCGTCGTCTGCCGTCGCGGATGCTGAAGTCTCTGTCTGGCTAGTTGTATCAGCCAAGTCCTCGGTGGCTTGATTGACCGCTTGCAGCTTTTCGGTCACGAAGGAGAGCTTTTCTTTGACAATTGCAATGTGGCTCGGAGCCTCGGCAATCGTTTGCTGTGCCGGCTCGAACACCAAGTAGGTCGCCAATCCCAGCGCCACCAGAAGCCCAAAAATGATGCCGGCGGAACCGATGGCAGGGTTAATTCCGATTCGCTTTCCTTGGCGGACGATCGGACGCAAAACCATGTAGATAACGAATGATGTGACAACGGGAACTGCCATGCTGCGTGCGAAGTACAACGCGTACATGATCAACATGCCGGCACAGATGTGGGTCGCGATGTCACCAACGCGTGCACCGCGAGTTGTCGTATCTTCATTCTGAGATTCTGTGTCACTCATAGTTTCATTCCGAAAGTTCATTAGATATAGCGAGAGTCGCCAAAACTTGAGATCTCCAGGTGTGTAGTTTTCGCGACGACAGCTTTGCTAACTTTCACTAGTTCGAAAAAGATGGGCGGTTGTCCTTACAAGCATTTGCACAACTGGATTTGCGGACCTGTTGTTCTGTTTTTTTTCCCGATGCCGTAATGCCCTTGGACTTTGCCGACAAGCGATTCTCGTTTGACTTCGACTCGGTTGCGGTCATTGTCGGTCAGGTCTCTCCCATTTCAGTTGAGCTTGGCGTCTAATTTGTTTCCGCCTGCCTTGGATTTCCCCAAATCCACCGCACTGTTCCCTGTGTACGCAATTTGGCACTCGTGTGGCCGCTTCGCGTAAAACGACGTGTGATCGCTGTTCGGTTGCATTTGCTGGGCCAATGTGGCGGGAAAACTAGCGTTGTCCCAAACACCCCGGAAGTTGCGTGCCACTGAAGAAAACGCAGCAAACAGGTTGCCCGATTGATGACCGGGTTGGTCGATGGACAAGCATTCCACTTATCTTGCGCTGGCCACAGGCAGGCGAAACATTACGGGTTCGTGAATTGCGTCAGCTCAAACCCAGGCCAGAACGCGAGGAGCAACGCTCCGCCGGCCATTGCGATCCCGAAGGTGACGGTGACATACAGCAACAGCTTTCGACTTCCCAACATCGCGACGGCTCCCGCTTTGAACACAAGGTTGGACATCGTAGCGATCAAGATCACTCGCCAAGCCGTCGCCGCGTTCACTCGATCCTGCTTGAACATTTTGGCAGTCGAGAGCGTGATGGCGTCGACATCGGTCAGCCCCGAGATCCCCGCGATCCAATACAGTGCTCCGTCACCGAAGATATCCTTCGCTGCTGCCACAATAAACAAGATGACCGCATAGAGAACGCCGAAAATGATCGCCGGTTTGAGCTGTGCGGGATTGTCGTGATCAGGTGGCTTTGTGGCTTGATGGCGGAGCGGAAGATAGAGAGCCAGACATTCAACAACCATCAACAACAGCATTACGGCCATCGGTAGGAATGCGACATTCAGCAGATTGGGAGCCACCACGCCAATTTCGATTAATACGCGGACGTTAACAATCGTCGACGCGATCAGAATTACCAAGGCAGCCATCGCACTGATATTCGGCGAATCTTTCGTTTGCCGGGCGTAACTGACGGTCGTCGCTGTACTTGAGATCAAACCTCCGAGAACTCCGCCCAGAATCGCACCAACTTTTGCCCCGAGTAACTTGTAAGCCGCGTACGCCACCATACTAATGCCTACGATCAACACGACCATTCGCCAGATGCCGTAGGGATTCAAGACATCGTAGGGCCCGTACGTTTCATCAGGGAGGATCGGCAGAACGATCAGACCGATCAACGCCAGATTCATCATGGCACGAAGGTCTTTATCGGTCATCGATTTGACAATTCCGTGCAGTCGCTTTTTCCAGTGCAGAAGCACCGCAGCGACTCCCGCCGTCACGATCGCTGGCCCCGTCTCGCCAACGCCAAGTACACACCCGACAGCGAACATCAACAGCGCGGCGACTTCGGTAGTCATGCCCGAATCAAATTCACCGGAACGAATTTTCGCGACGTTTGCGATCGCCAATAATACCGCGATCGCCAGGATGCCCGCGGCACTCATCCAGCCGAGCTGGTTGCCTGGCATCGTCGATAAAGTTCCCATCATTGCGATCAGCGGGAACGTGCGAATCCCAGCGATCTCTGAGGCTTTCCACTGACGCTGTAAACCCACTAGCAGCCCAAGTCCTAGGGAGATGGCCAGGGCCTGGTAGGTTTCCATGTGGGTTGTCTACTGCTTGAGTAAGGTATTGCTCGCTTTTGGCGTGCAGTGCTAACGGACACCATCGGGAGTCATGACGATAATTGAGGAGAAGTTACCCGGCCAGTCCGGAGTTCACGCCAACGTAATCGGCGGCATTGATCGGCCGCGAGCTAATTGCCTGCGACCTCGAGCAACGATCCGTTCGACCAGACGACTGCGAACCGTCAACCAGAATACGCGGGGGACCAACTGACACGCTGTCGCGACAATCGCGGAAACTCTCGGCGATGCACTGAACTTTATTTCAGCCGATAACTCTTGGCGTGCTTCGCTACCTGACGATCGAACTTGGCGCGCCTACTTTTCCTTATACGCGTCTCTTAGGTCGCGGATTTTGTCGTGGCCGGCTTTGACGACGGTGTACTGATCGGTTAGCAAGTCATTCATTGCACTGCCAGCGGTGTCCTTCAACACGTCCTCGTACGCTTCTTTGATGTAGTCCTCGCCTCGTTCGGCTTCGATCAAGATCACATAGGGATCGCCTCCGTTGATTTTGCTACGGATGTTTATCCAAAGACGGTGCGTCTTGGCCGCTACACTGCCATCGTCCTCCGCTTTCTTGCCGTTAAATTCGACGTGCTTCTGCAACTCGCTGGCCATCGCACTGCGCTGATCGCCGAGTTCCTTGAAAAGTTCGGTTAGCTTCGCGTCATCAATCTCCTCGGCGGATTCGTGGAAACCGTTGTACGAGTCGATGTTGGCACGAATTAGCTTCTGAATTTTTTCGATCGTGGTGTCGTTGAGATTCGTTTTTGTTTCGAGAGCCATGGTTGATTCCTTTGGTACGTGCTTAAGTAAGCGTCAACTTGTGAACGCTTTTGCTGAGGCAACTAACGCAAACCACGTGCCGTTGGATCCTACTATTAAAGTCGGTCGCCTTGCGATCGCGATGCAGACCTGCCGACCGTCCCAGAAGCGGGAGTGCGGTTCGTCAGCGACCGAATTGGTTCGTGGTTGCTCATCGCGACGAAAGAGATTGAACTGCATGTCGGAAACTTAAATTGCCTTGATTGACCCAATCGCCCCTGTGGTTTTCAATGGGAAGAGTTTTAGTTTTTGTAAGGTTTATTTGTAAGGTTTAGAGGCAGCCTATCGTGAGTGAGAATCGAGAAATCCAGAAACTACGCGGACTGATGAAGGTCGGCGAAGCGGCTGAATTCTGTGGTGTTACCGCAGAAACACTTCGAAACTGGGATCGGTCTGGCAAGCTAGTCGCTCGTAGAAATCCGGTGACCGGTTATCGCTATTACCGACAGAAAGACTTGGAGAAGTTTTTGCAAAAGGTAATTGAGGAGCGGGCAGGTGGTTGAGCAATCCGTTTTGTTGGTGGCTTCCGTCGAGTTCGCCTCCGGCGCGAATCGCCCTGAAATTAGCGGCCGTGGACGCGTGCCGACCGACGGAGAATTCGTACTGTGAGCGAATTCTTCCCTAAATTCTTTGACACGTCCGATTTCCCGGCGCGTTGGTACTGCGGCAATTGGTCGGAATTCCTTGGATGGCTACATATTGTCAGTGACGTTGCCACGTTTGCGGCCTACTTCGCGATCCCAGCGGTACTGATCTACTTCGTACGCAAGCGAGATGACTTTCCGTTTCACAAACTGTTTTGGTTGTTCGGCGGATTCATCCTTGCGTGTGGCACCGTCCACCTGATCGAAGCGATCATCTTTTGGCATCCGATCTATCGTGTCTCCGCAATGATGAAGGTCATCACTGCGATGATCTCGTGGGCGACGGTGATTGCTTTGGTCCGTTACATGCCTCGCATTTTGCAGTTGCCTTCGATAGCGGCAACCAACGAGCGGCTAAAAACTGAGATAAGTCAGCGCCAGCAAACTGAGCGAGAGTTGCGCGAAGCGAAAGAACGCCACGACGCAATTTTGGCGGGCACAAGTAGTATCGTTTGGACGACCGATCGAAGAGGCCAGTTCGCTAAGCCACAGATTTCCTGGGAACGATATACAGGACAAAACTGGGACGAACACAAGGGATTAGGTTGGGCCGAGGCGATTCACGAGGATGACCTGCCGGAGCTCAAACGTCGGTGGCAAATATCGCTTTCAAATGGCACCAAGCATCAGGCGACGGGGCGAATTTGGCATCAGGAAAGCCAGGCCTACCGTGCATTCATCGCCGAAGCCGTGCCGGTGAAAAATGATGACGGCACCATGCGTGAATGGGTCGGCACTATCACGGATATCGAGGAACAGGAGCAGGCCCAAGCCGCACTGGGGCTTGCCAAAACTGATCTGGTGAAGCAAAAACGTGAATTGGAATTGATTTACGAAGCAACTCCAGTCGGACTTTCGTTGATTGATCGCAATTACCGGTTCCTGCGAGTCAACGAAACACTCGCGTCGATCAACGGATACTCAGTTGAGCAACACATTGGTGCGCGATCGGATGAGATGCTGCCGGAATTACACGAGCAGCTCTATCCGATCTACGACCAAATTTTTGCGACTAGCAAGCCGATTCTAAACGTAGAGATTGTCGGAAAGACGCCGGCAAGTGACCAGGAGAAGACTTGGCTGGCAAGCTACTTTCCGCTGGAATTGCCCTCGGATGACGGAACCGCTCATTCGGTGACTGCCGTCAGCGCGATTGTGCAAGACATTACTGATCGGAAAGAGACCGAGCGTCGTTTGCAACAGAGTGAAGCCGCCGCGCTGGCGGCGAGCCGGTCCAAAAGCGAGTTCTTGGCGAACATGTCCCACGAGATTCGGACCCCAATGGCAGCCATCCTTGGTTACGCCGACGTGCTGCTGGGTCACCTGAAAGACCCTGACAATCGCAATTGTGTTTTGATTATGAAACGCAACGGGGAACATCTGCTGGAACTTATCAACGATATTCTTGACCTGTCGCGGATCGAAGCGGGAAAGCTGGATGTCGAGCCGGAAGCGTGTCCGTTGCCGCAGTTGGTCGCTGATATTCAGTCGTTGATGCAAGTTCGTGCGGGCGAAAAGAAAGTCAAGTTTGAGGTCGAGTTTGAGGGCCAAGTGCCTGGCGAGATTTTGACCGACGCCACCCGCCTTCGGCAGGTACTCATTAACCTGATCGGTAACGCAATTAAGTTCACTGACGAAGGTGAAGTGACTCTGAAGGTGAAGTTTGTCGCGGAGGCGAATCCGCCATTGGTCGAATTTGCGATCGTGGATACCGGCATCGGCATCAGTCCCGAGCAACAAGAACGTTTGTTCAAACCATTCTCTCAGGGCGACTCGTCTGTGACTCGGCAGTATGGCGGCAGCGGCTTGGGATTGGCGATCAGTCAAAGGCTGGTCCAAATGCTCGACGGGACAATGGAGCTGGAAAGTGAACCAGGCGAGGGATCCACGTTCTTTGTACGCTTACCGGTGGACTCGATTGACGAAATTGAGCTGGTGAGGCCTGATCTGGTGATCCGCAGAAGCGAACCCGAGGAGTTGCTTTCTGAATCACCGAAACTCGATTGTCGCGTTTTAGTCGTCGACGACCGCCGCGATGTGCGGCACATCAGTCAACACTTTCTTGAGAAGGCTGGAGCGAGAGTGGCGACTGCCGAAGATGGTCAGCAAGGGATCGACGAGGCGATCGCGGCACGTGATGCGGGGCAACCATTTGATTTGATCGTGATGGACATGCAGATGCCAAATGTGGACGGTTTACAAGCGACCGCGCGGCTCCGGTCAGCGGGAATCGAGTTGCCGATCGTCGCATTGACTGCCGATGCGATGAAGGGTGATCGCGATAAATGTCTCAATGGCGGCTGCGATGACTATTTGTCGAAGCCGATTGACCACGCGAAGCTGGTGAACATGGTTGCGAAGTACACGCAACAGGTGACAGCTGAAGAATTGGTTCACCGCCGTCGTGACCGTGCTGAGCAACTCCGAAAGCAAATGGGAGATAGCAATGATGCCTGAACCGTGTCGCCATCAAACCGATCGACAAGACAGTCGTCTTGCAAAAGGTGAGGGATTGTTCCAAATCGCGGGGTAGCTCAGCATCGGAGTCGCCGTCTGATCGATCCTACGTTAAAGCAAGTTCGAGATTGGTACGTGATTCGCTTCTGTGTCGACGGTAACACCCGCCGCGCCGTCAACTGGAGCAAAACATGTTTGTCTTAGAGCCGATCCTGACTGATGGAATCGCCCAGCTTTCATACTTCGTCGCCGATACCGGCACCGGCACAGCGGCGGTGATTGATCCCCGGACCGACGTTGAGATTTACGAATCACTCGCCCGGAAGCACGGCGTTTCAATCACACATATCTTTGAAACGCACATCCATGCGGATTTCGTATCGGGAAGCCGGTCGCTGGCTGATCGCTTAGGCACCGCGAAAATCTTCCTCAGCGGCGTCCAAGCGGATTACAAGATTGATGCGGAACCAGTTTCCGATGGGCAAGAGTTTGGTTTCGGATCGTTCATCCTGACCGCTCGTCACACACCCGGCCACACGCCAGAGCATCTTTCGTTCTTGATGTGCGAAGCGAAGCACCCCGACCAACCATGGGCGGTCTTTAGCGGCGACTCGCTGTTTGTTGGCTCAGCAGGTCGTCCCGATCTGCTCGGCTCGGGTCAAGTAAACGAACTTGCCAAGTCGCTCTATGACACGCTTTACAATTTCTACCTCAAGCTCGAAGACTATGTGACGATCTACCCCGGTCATGGAGCAGGCTCGGCTTGCGGCGCTGACATCGGTGATCGCCTCAATAGCACCATCGGATACGAACGAAGAACCAATAAATTTCTGTCGTTCCCTAACTTTGAAGCGTTTCGCGAGTTTGTAGTCGACGATGCACCGCCGGTTCCGTGGCACTATCCCGAACTCAAGAAAATCAACTCCGCGGGGTCGGCAATCATGGATCGATTACCGACGATACCTGCGTTGCCTCCTCATGCGTTTCGTAAG harbors:
- a CDS encoding AI-2E family transporter gives rise to the protein MSDTESQNEDTTTRGARVGDIATHICAGMLIMYALYFARSMAVPVVTSFVIYMVLRPIVRQGKRIGINPAIGSAGIIFGLLVALGLATYLVFEPAQQTIAEAPSHIAIVKEKLSFVTEKLQAVNQATEDLADTTSQTETSASATADDEPVPVEIKQPEWTSNVTYLSGTGNVVSFITICVALLYFLLATGDSLLRSIMHALPDFTARRRLVEVIANVQEGLGNYLAKISAINAGLGVSVALAMWLLGMPSPVLWGAMAFLFNFIPIVGAITGGAIIFVVALVNFDPTYYAFVVTALFLTLTSLEGQFITPAILGRSMSISPILVFLSIVLWGWMWGIMGVFLSVPILIAGRMACEGYDGLRPLAYVLGAEVPVKEAANSDEADQDRSVVDSDQHDTIPDSHINTVVKKETCPT
- a CDS encoding MgtC/SapB family protein, whose amino-acid sequence is METYQALAISLGLGLLVGLQRQWKASEIAGIRTFPLIAMMGTLSTMPGNQLGWMSAAGILAIAVLLAIANVAKIRSGEFDSGMTTEVAALLMFAVGCVLGVGETGPAIVTAGVAAVLLHWKKRLHGIVKSMTDKDLRAMMNLALIGLIVLPILPDETYGPYDVLNPYGIWRMVVLIVGISMVAYAAYKLLGAKVGAILGGVLGGLISSTATTVSYARQTKDSPNISAMAALVILIASTIVNVRVLIEIGVVAPNLLNVAFLPMAVMLLLMVVECLALYLPLRHQATKPPDHDNPAQLKPAIIFGVLYAVILFIVAAAKDIFGDGALYWIAGISGLTDVDAITLSTAKMFKQDRVNAATAWRVILIATMSNLVFKAGAVAMLGSRKLLLYVTVTFGIAMAGGALLLAFWPGFELTQFTNP
- a CDS encoding PA2169 family four-helix-bundle protein, which translates into the protein MALETKTNLNDTTIEKIQKLIRANIDSYNGFHESAEEIDDAKLTELFKELGDQRSAMASELQKHVEFNGKKAEDDGSVAAKTHRLWINIRSKINGGDPYVILIEAERGEDYIKEAYEDVLKDTAGSAMNDLLTDQYTVVKAGHDKIRDLRDAYKEK
- a CDS encoding MerR family DNA-binding transcriptional regulator; the protein is MSENREIQKLRGLMKVGEAAEFCGVTAETLRNWDRSGKLVARRNPVTGYRYYRQKDLEKFLQKVIEERAGG
- a CDS encoding PAS domain-containing hybrid sensor histidine kinase/response regulator, which gives rise to MSEFFPKFFDTSDFPARWYCGNWSEFLGWLHIVSDVATFAAYFAIPAVLIYFVRKRDDFPFHKLFWLFGGFILACGTVHLIEAIIFWHPIYRVSAMMKVITAMISWATVIALVRYMPRILQLPSIAATNERLKTEISQRQQTERELREAKERHDAILAGTSSIVWTTDRRGQFAKPQISWERYTGQNWDEHKGLGWAEAIHEDDLPELKRRWQISLSNGTKHQATGRIWHQESQAYRAFIAEAVPVKNDDGTMREWVGTITDIEEQEQAQAALGLAKTDLVKQKRELELIYEATPVGLSLIDRNYRFLRVNETLASINGYSVEQHIGARSDEMLPELHEQLYPIYDQIFATSKPILNVEIVGKTPASDQEKTWLASYFPLELPSDDGTAHSVTAVSAIVQDITDRKETERRLQQSEAAALAASRSKSEFLANMSHEIRTPMAAILGYADVLLGHLKDPDNRNCVLIMKRNGEHLLELINDILDLSRIEAGKLDVEPEACPLPQLVADIQSLMQVRAGEKKVKFEVEFEGQVPGEILTDATRLRQVLINLIGNAIKFTDEGEVTLKVKFVAEANPPLVEFAIVDTGIGISPEQQERLFKPFSQGDSSVTRQYGGSGLGLAISQRLVQMLDGTMELESEPGEGSTFFVRLPVDSIDEIELVRPDLVIRRSEPEELLSESPKLDCRVLVVDDRRDVRHISQHFLEKAGARVATAEDGQQGIDEAIAARDAGQPFDLIVMDMQMPNVDGLQATARLRSAGIELPIVALTADAMKGDRDKCLNGGCDDYLSKPIDHAKLVNMVAKYTQQVTAEELVHRRRDRAEQLRKQMGDSNDA
- a CDS encoding MBL fold metallo-hydrolase, with translation MFVLEPILTDGIAQLSYFVADTGTGTAAVIDPRTDVEIYESLARKHGVSITHIFETHIHADFVSGSRSLADRLGTAKIFLSGVQADYKIDAEPVSDGQEFGFGSFILTARHTPGHTPEHLSFLMCEAKHPDQPWAVFSGDSLFVGSAGRPDLLGSGQVNELAKSLYDTLYNFYLKLEDYVTIYPGHGAGSACGADIGDRLNSTIGYERRTNKFLSFPNFEAFREFVVDDAPPVPWHYPELKKINSAGSAIMDRLPTIPALPPHAFRKVAREPGVTTIDTRSMTAFGGGHVPGSINIAARPEMSPWVGQMFDLKHRLLLVLDKDTDAEQIQRLVVRSGHSQFAGYLAGGMKAWETAGLPLERLEQLSVHELRDYQRTGTGPTILDVRSPDEWNNGHVPGAEHHFIAEMRDRITGLDKEQHYVTYCASGYRASIASSLMKSRGFQHVSNVPGSWSAWLAEGYPVETGKEVSHA